The following proteins are encoded in a genomic region of Acidobacteriota bacterium:
- a CDS encoding CRTAC1 family protein, with the protein MRTLLALLLLLSCFVPGATTAQAPPPGKPQFRDITAESGITFKHQSAPEKKFIVESMAGGVALLDFDNDGLLDIYFVNSLTVDTANQPKSVRSALYKNLGNGKFVDVAEKAGVAFPGWGMGVCTADYDGDGWEDLYVTGLGGNHLYRNNGNGTFKDVTEEAGVGGGGWSTGCGFADYDRDGNLDLFVSRYVKVELSNLPEFGKGKTCEYHGVAVQCGPRGLPGASDFLFHSDGHGHFQEVGKQAGVDDPNGYFGLGIAWFDYNGDGWPDLYVANDSTPNFLYKNLHNGKFEEVAFPAGVAVSDDGAEQGSMGVALGDYNNDGRFDLFVTNFAEEYNDLYRNDGASGFTDASFRSKTAPPSLPLVGWGTAFFDYDNDGWVDIIAVNGHVYPQMETAQFGGSAGYRQPKLLFRNLGDGTFANVTAEAGPLFTEKRVSRGLAVGDLDNDGAIDIVINDLDGAPQVLHNEGRQGNWITLRLRGKGKNPDAIGAVVRVTAGGKTQSRTVQSGTSYLSQDDMRQHFGLGVQPAIERIEVLWPDGTTSSQQNVKPNQILTISQP; encoded by the coding sequence ATGCGAACCCTGCTCGCTCTCCTCTTACTGCTCTCCTGCTTTGTTCCCGGCGCCACGACGGCCCAGGCCCCACCCCCGGGGAAGCCGCAGTTTCGCGACATCACCGCGGAGAGCGGCATCACCTTCAAGCACCAATCCGCTCCCGAGAAGAAGTTCATCGTGGAGTCGATGGCCGGCGGGGTCGCGCTGCTCGACTTCGATAACGACGGCTTGCTCGACATCTACTTCGTGAACTCGCTCACCGTGGATACGGCGAACCAGCCGAAGTCGGTCCGCAGCGCGCTCTACAAGAACCTGGGGAATGGGAAATTCGTCGACGTGGCCGAGAAGGCTGGCGTCGCCTTCCCCGGCTGGGGCATGGGCGTGTGCACAGCGGACTACGATGGCGACGGATGGGAAGACCTCTACGTGACCGGACTGGGCGGGAACCATCTGTATCGCAACAATGGCAACGGCACGTTCAAGGACGTGACTGAGGAAGCGGGCGTTGGCGGCGGCGGATGGTCGACTGGATGCGGCTTCGCCGACTACGACCGCGATGGCAACCTCGACCTTTTTGTGAGCCGCTACGTGAAGGTGGAGCTGAGCAATCTGCCGGAGTTCGGCAAGGGCAAGACCTGCGAGTACCACGGCGTGGCGGTGCAGTGCGGCCCGCGCGGGCTGCCGGGGGCCTCCGACTTCCTCTTCCATAGCGACGGTCACGGCCACTTCCAGGAGGTCGGCAAGCAGGCGGGGGTAGACGATCCCAACGGATACTTCGGCCTGGGCATCGCCTGGTTCGACTACAACGGCGATGGCTGGCCGGATCTGTACGTCGCCAACGATTCCACCCCCAACTTCCTCTACAAGAACCTGCACAATGGCAAGTTCGAGGAGGTGGCGTTCCCCGCGGGAGTAGCCGTGAGCGACGATGGCGCCGAACAAGGGTCGATGGGGGTGGCGCTGGGGGACTACAACAATGATGGCCGCTTCGACTTGTTCGTCACGAATTTTGCGGAGGAGTACAACGACCTCTACCGCAACGACGGCGCCAGCGGATTCACCGACGCGTCGTTCCGCTCCAAGACAGCGCCGCCCAGCCTGCCGCTCGTGGGCTGGGGCACCGCCTTCTTCGACTATGACAATGATGGTTGGGTCGACATTATCGCGGTGAATGGGCACGTTTATCCGCAGATGGAGACCGCGCAGTTTGGCGGCTCTGCCGGCTACCGGCAGCCGAAGCTGCTCTTCCGCAATCTCGGGGACGGCACCTTTGCCAACGTCACCGCTGAGGCCGGTCCGCTCTTTACCGAGAAACGCGTGAGCCGCGGGCTGGCTGTGGGCGACCTGGACAACGATGGCGCGATCGACATCGTCATCAACGATCTCGACGGCGCGCCGCAAGTGCTGCACAACGAAGGGCGGCAGGGGAATTGGATCACGCTGCGCCTCCGCGGCAAAGGTAAGAACCCGGATGCCATCGGAGCGGTCGTCCGCGTGACCGCCGGCGGCAAGACGCAATCACGCACCGTGCAGAGCGGCACCAGCTACCTTTCCCAGGACGACATGCGCCAGCACTTCGGCCTGGGAGTGCAGCCGGCGATCGAGCGCATCGAGGTCCTCTGGCCGGATGGCACGACCTCGTCGCAGCAGAACGTAAAGCCGAACCAGATCCTCACCATTAGCCAGCCCTGA